Proteins from one Gaiellales bacterium genomic window:
- a CDS encoding Ku protein has protein sequence MAPAKPRAVWSGSISFGLVNAPVRMYAAISEKNLKFNMIHEKDGGRIGYQKICKLEDEPVPNEEIVKAYQVEDDEFVYLSDEDFEAAAPDAYKTITIHDFVPSDQIDPIYFERTYYLGPAETAAEPVYALLVKAMEEAGLVAVATYVFHERENLGCLRVREGVLTLEKMFFADEVRPVEGIAPDGVKVDKRQLEMAMQLIGQYQGDFDVDQYHDAYRERLLGVIEAKRSGEGVKPAVETEKPAAPDLLAALQASLEEVKATPKPKAKSGGSAGKGKPRATAGAGGGRAAARRGRQAG, from the coding sequence ATGGCCCCAGCAAAGCCACGAGCGGTATGGAGCGGGAGCATCAGCTTCGGGCTGGTCAACGCCCCCGTGCGCATGTACGCCGCGATCAGCGAGAAGAACCTGAAGTTCAACATGATCCACGAGAAGGACGGCGGGCGGATCGGCTACCAGAAGATTTGCAAGCTCGAGGACGAGCCCGTCCCCAACGAGGAGATCGTCAAGGCCTACCAGGTCGAGGACGACGAGTTCGTCTATCTCAGCGACGAGGACTTCGAAGCTGCCGCGCCGGACGCGTACAAGACGATCACGATCCACGACTTCGTGCCCTCCGACCAGATCGACCCCATCTACTTCGAGCGGACGTACTACCTGGGGCCCGCCGAGACGGCCGCCGAACCGGTGTACGCGCTGCTCGTGAAGGCGATGGAGGAGGCGGGCCTGGTCGCGGTCGCCACCTACGTGTTCCACGAGCGGGAGAACCTGGGCTGCCTGCGGGTGCGGGAGGGCGTGCTCACGCTCGAGAAGATGTTCTTCGCCGACGAGGTGCGCCCGGTCGAGGGCATCGCCCCCGACGGCGTGAAGGTGGACAAGCGTCAGCTGGAGATGGCCATGCAGCTGATCGGCCAGTACCAGGGCGACTTCGACGTCGACCAGTACCACGACGCCTACCGCGAGCGCCTGCTCGGCGTGATCGAGGCCAAGCGCAGCGGCGAGGGCGTCAAGCCGGCGGTCGAGACCGAGAAGCCGGCCGCGCCCGACCTGCTCGCGGCGCTGCAGGCATCGCTCGAGGAGGTCAAGGCCACGCCGAAGCCCAAGGCGAAGTCCGGCGGCTCTGCCGGGAAGGGCAAGCCCCGCGCTACGGCAGGCGCTGGCGGCGGCCGAGCAGCGGCTCGGCGAGGTCGCCAAGCCGGCTGA
- a CDS encoding DUF4352 domain-containing protein yields the protein MRTRLAALPLLALAAAGCMGGGSSPTSSQGSGSAVPAASTLPQSGTARLPDGIVYTVAAPGATLRLDNLTLRILGVTWRRSVAGATAPPGTRMFAVVRVRLANTSSTEPGTVTPTQIWLRSTLNRTYLASGASDANDRVIGSELAPGQGVTGALVFPVPGKLEGGLLVYRFGDTPAKARHVGIARLS from the coding sequence GTGCGCACGCGACTCGCCGCACTGCCCCTGCTCGCGCTCGCCGCCGCCGGCTGCATGGGCGGCGGCTCGTCGCCCACGAGCTCGCAGGGCAGCGGCTCCGCGGTGCCGGCCGCCTCGACGCTGCCCCAGTCGGGGACGGCACGGCTGCCCGACGGGATCGTCTACACGGTCGCGGCGCCCGGCGCCACGCTGAGGCTGGACAACCTCACCCTTCGCATCCTCGGAGTGACCTGGCGAAGGTCGGTCGCCGGAGCCACCGCACCGCCCGGGACACGGATGTTCGCCGTCGTCCGCGTCCGGCTTGCCAACACGAGCTCCACGGAGCCGGGGACCGTGACGCCGACGCAGATCTGGCTTCGGAGCACGCTGAACCGGACGTACCTGGCCTCCGGCGCGTCGGATGCGAACGACCGGGTGATCGGCTCGGAGCTGGCGCCGGGCCAGGGGGTGACGGGAGCGCTGGTCTTTCCCGTGCCGGGCAAGCTGGAGGGCGGGCTGCTCGTCTACCGCTTCGGCGACACCCCCGCGAAGGCGCGGCACGTCGGGATCGCCCGCCTCTCCTGA
- the ligD gene encoding DNA ligase D, whose protein sequence is MALEDYRRKRRPGRTPEPPGEPDQADGDGRPVFVIQRHDARRLHYDLRLEMGGVLASWALPKGLPLEPGERYLAVHTEDHPMKYATFAGVIPKGEYGAGTMEIWDHGVYELVEQKRDGGLTVRLEGDRVQGLWTLVPARLGGDEKNWLVIKKHDPGGAAERSVRAAYAPMLATQSDRLPGRGDWTYEVKWDGYRVIARLEGGETALTSRRGVDMASRFPMLVRALPHALRTSDCVVDGELCMLDEEGRPSFSLMQRGEGSPAYYVFDLLELERRPIIDLPLEERREQLEALLIDGNPLVRLSRGFDDGAALLDAVVAQDMEGVVAKRLGSPYRPGRRSGDWVKVKSRQDGEFLILGWTPGQGAREALGSLVLGEPGDEGITWAGNVGSGLDERTIAELLRRLEPMRVDAAPISPLPKMPKTPVRRVRWVEPRLRAKVRFAERTRDGRLRAPVFMGLAEEQAQAEVRSSRVTLTNPAKVFFPDDGITKGDVFAYYMAVADAVVPHMRDRPFTMLRYPDGIEGKSFFQKNAPDHLPSWIRTFTHEDIRYILVNDADTLAWVVNMGCIDLHPWLARCDRPDRPDLVMFDLDPADGVPFATVAEVALLVREALRALKLQGVPRTSGGKGIHILVPVERRYDHDQARAFVAAVARALARTHPELITTKWRRSDRHGVLIDANQNGLGRTTSAAYSVRPRPGATVATPLAWDELTPDLDPKAFTMEAVMERVSRLGDLAEPLLGRRQRLP, encoded by the coding sequence ATGGCGCTCGAGGACTACCGCCGCAAGCGACGGCCGGGCCGCACGCCCGAGCCGCCGGGCGAGCCGGATCAGGCGGATGGGGACGGCCGCCCCGTGTTCGTCATCCAGCGGCACGACGCTCGCCGGCTGCACTACGACCTGCGGCTCGAGATGGGCGGTGTCCTGGCCAGCTGGGCGCTCCCGAAGGGCCTGCCGCTCGAGCCGGGCGAACGCTACCTGGCCGTGCACACCGAGGACCATCCGATGAAGTACGCGACATTCGCCGGCGTGATCCCGAAGGGCGAGTACGGCGCAGGCACGATGGAGATCTGGGATCACGGCGTCTACGAGCTGGTCGAGCAGAAGCGGGACGGCGGCCTCACCGTGCGGCTCGAGGGCGACCGGGTGCAGGGCCTCTGGACTCTGGTGCCCGCCCGGCTCGGCGGTGACGAGAAGAACTGGCTGGTGATCAAGAAGCACGACCCGGGCGGCGCCGCCGAACGGTCGGTGCGCGCGGCGTACGCGCCGATGCTCGCGACGCAGTCCGACCGGCTGCCGGGGCGCGGCGACTGGACGTACGAGGTGAAGTGGGACGGATACCGGGTGATCGCGCGCCTCGAGGGCGGCGAGACGGCGCTGACGAGCCGGCGCGGGGTCGACATGGCGTCGCGCTTCCCGATGCTCGTGCGCGCCCTCCCCCACGCCCTGCGGACATCGGATTGCGTCGTCGACGGCGAGCTGTGCATGCTCGACGAGGAGGGACGTCCGAGCTTCTCGCTGATGCAGAGGGGCGAGGGGTCGCCCGCCTACTACGTCTTCGACCTGCTCGAGCTGGAGCGCCGGCCGATCATCGACCTGCCGCTCGAGGAGCGGCGCGAGCAGCTCGAGGCGCTGCTGATCGACGGCAACCCGCTGGTGCGGCTGTCGCGCGGCTTCGACGACGGCGCGGCGCTGCTCGACGCGGTCGTCGCGCAGGACATGGAGGGCGTGGTCGCCAAGCGGCTGGGCTCGCCGTACCGGCCGGGGCGGCGCAGCGGGGACTGGGTGAAGGTCAAGTCCCGGCAGGACGGCGAGTTCCTGATCCTGGGCTGGACGCCGGGGCAGGGCGCGCGCGAGGCGCTCGGGTCCCTCGTGCTGGGGGAGCCCGGCGACGAAGGCATCACCTGGGCCGGCAACGTCGGCAGCGGCCTGGACGAGCGGACGATCGCGGAGCTGCTGCGCCGGCTCGAGCCCATGCGCGTGGACGCGGCGCCGATCTCGCCCCTCCCGAAGATGCCGAAGACGCCGGTGCGCCGCGTGAGGTGGGTGGAGCCGCGCCTGCGCGCGAAGGTCAGGTTCGCCGAGCGGACGCGGGACGGCCGGCTGCGGGCGCCGGTGTTCATGGGGCTGGCGGAGGAGCAGGCGCAGGCCGAGGTTCGCAGCTCACGCGTGACGCTCACGAACCCGGCCAAGGTCTTCTTCCCCGACGACGGCATCACGAAGGGAGACGTGTTCGCCTACTACATGGCCGTCGCGGATGCCGTCGTGCCGCACATGCGCGACCGGCCGTTCACGATGCTGCGGTATCCCGACGGGATCGAGGGCAAGAGCTTCTTCCAGAAGAACGCGCCCGACCACCTGCCCTCGTGGATCCGCACCTTCACCCACGAGGACATCCGCTACATCCTGGTGAACGACGCCGACACCCTCGCCTGGGTGGTCAACATGGGATGCATCGACCTGCACCCCTGGCTTGCCCGCTGTGACCGGCCCGACCGGCCGGATCTCGTCATGTTCGACCTCGACCCTGCCGACGGCGTACCGTTCGCGACGGTGGCCGAGGTCGCCCTGCTCGTGCGCGAGGCGCTGCGCGCGCTGAAGCTGCAGGGCGTGCCACGGACGAGCGGCGGCAAGGGCATCCACATCCTGGTACCGGTCGAGCGGCGGTACGACCATGACCAGGCGCGCGCGTTCGTCGCCGCGGTGGCGCGTGCGCTGGCCAGGACGCATCCGGAACTGATCACCACCAAGTGGCGCCGCTCCGACCGCCACGGCGTCCTCATCGACGCGAATCAGAACGGCCTCGGGCGGACGACCTCCGCCGCCTACTCCGTGCGCCCCCGACCCGGGGCGACGGTCGCGACGCCGCTGGCGTGGGACGAGCTGACACCCGACCTCGATCCGAAGGCGTTCACGATGGAGGCCGTGATGGAGCGGGTCAGCCGGCTTGGCGACCTCGCCGAGCCGCTGCTCGGCCGCCGCCAGCGCCTGCCGTAG